In Takifugu flavidus isolate HTHZ2018 unplaced genomic scaffold, ASM371156v2 ctg767, whole genome shotgun sequence, the genomic stretch GCAGCAGTTCTCGGTGGCGGCGCGGAGGCGGATCATGGAGGTGCTGGACGGCGCCCGCGCCAGGCAGCGGGACGGCGAGGGGAGGAGCTGAGCGAAGGTGAGGAGGACACCTGGGTCTTTCCTCTGGTTCAGATGAAGCCTCTGGGGATCCAGGTGGACGAGGAGgtcacacaggtgagtcagAGCAGAACCGGCTCGTTAAAATCATCATTACTCAGCAAAAAAGCCGCTCACGCACGTTTGTCTTGGCTCCACCCCCTCGCAGTGCTTGCTGACTGACGCCGGGCCAGACTCCACCCTCTTTCTAACCTCGGGTTACTTCAACCTGACCCGGGCCTACATGCAGCTCGTCCTCGGCGCCGGAGCGAACTACCGCATCCTCACGGCGTCTCCCGAGGTCAACGGGTTCTTCGGCGCCAAGGGCGTTGCCGGGGCGATCCCCGCTGCTTATATCCACATCGCCAGGCAGTTCTATCAGCAGGTGTGCCGGCTGGGCCAGCAGGAGCGGGTCCGCCTGCACGAGTACCACAGAGCCCGCTGGACCTTCCACGCCAAAggtcaggtgacaggaagtagcGCCCGAAAAGAACGCTTCTTTGATTCCTTTTAGATGTGTTTGATGCTGAGTCGGCAGATTAAGGTCAGATTCCCCTAAACGGGCCgcctggctccgcccctctgCTCCAGGTCTGTGGTACTACCTGGGGGGGCGGGACCGGCCCTGCCTCACGCTCATCGGCTCGCCGAACTTCGGCCACCGCTCGTTCACCCGCGACCTGGAGGCCCAGATCGCCATGGTGACGcagaaccaggagctgcaggagcagctgcaggagtgtgtgagtgtgtgtgtgagtgtgtgtgtgtgtgtgcgtgtgtgtgtgagtgtgtgtgtgtgtgtgtgcgtgtgtgcgtgcgtgtgtgtgtgtgtgagtgtgtgtgtgagtgtgagtgtgtgtgtgtgtgtgagtgtgtgtgtgtgtggtgtgtggtgcgtgtgcgtgtgtgtgtgtgtgcgtgtgcgtgtgtgtgcgtgtgcgtgtggcgtgtgtgtgcgtgtgcgtgcgtgtgcgtgtgtgtgtgtgcgtgtgcgtgcgtgtgcgtgtgtgtgtgtgtgtgtgcgtgtgtgtgtgtgtgtgtgtgtgtgtgtgtgcgtgcgtgtgcgtgcgtgcgtgcgtgcgtgcgtgtgtgtgagtgtgtgtgagtgagtgagtgtgtgtgtgtgtgtgtgtgtgttgtgaagtGTGagaagtgtgtgagtgagtgagtgagttgagtgtgtgtgtgtgtgtgtgtgtgtgtgtgtgtgtgtgtgagtgtggtgtgtgtggttgtgtgtgtgtgtgtgtggtgtgcgtgtgcgtgcgcgtgcgtgtgacTGACACGTGCGCTCTCCCccctcaggagcagcagaggctgtaCCGCCGCTCCACCGAGGTCTCCAGCGCCACCTTCGAGCAGCCCGACCGCCACGTGCAGCTGTGGGTCAAACTGGTCACTCCGTTCATCAAGAACTTCTTCTGAGGTACAGACACACCTGGTGGGAGTGTTGCTGCtctgggttctggttctggttctggttctgggggggggggcgtcctgcTGAGTCGGCGACCTTCTGAGGGCGCTGGAGCCTCCAACGGTGGCGAGAGCTGATGTTCAGCTTCAGTTCACCGAGGAAGAAAAGACGTCTgagacctcctcctctgccccccctcctgtgccccccctccccctcctgtgcccccccctcccccccctcctctgcccccccccccccctcttgtgccccccctcccctcctctgccccccccctcctctgccccccccccccaggaggaagTGTCAGGAGCAGCCCAGTGACAGTAAATGGGTggtgtctgtccgtccgtctgtcttaTCAGCACCTGGACAGAGTCGAGTAATCTGCTGCCAACAGTCGTAAATAGACTCTGAGCCCTCGACTGTTGTTGGGAGGAAGCAAAAGCGTCTGTTTCTGATTATTATGGGATGCCTCCGTAAAACCGTTTACCCTAAATCAAACCAATTCTGGGTGTGAAGGTTGAAGGTTCACCATAACGCTGGTGTCAGATTcataaagacacattttaaacGCCACATTACAACGTGCTAATCGCTTTTCACTTTGATAAACACAAACGGACAAATTAGAGATTGAAGTTTTTgggttttggaagaaaaaaggtaaaataaggGGAGTTTTATTCCCTAAAACTCAAACTTTAGAGAGCAGAAGCTGCGCGTGAATGCAAAATATACCCGCATCAGCACTTTTAAAGCTTCTAATCACTATAAATGTTTGTGGTTTTATGGCCCATTTGTGTTGTTATTGCTTATCAGTGGCGGAAAAACAGGTTTGAGGCTTCCCAAAATAACTTGGAAGGAGTGAAAGTATGTGAAGGTGCGCAGCAGCACCGGAGGGAAGAGCAGGTGCCGCTCAgcgctgccccctcctgccccctagCGGCCGCGTTGGGCTCGACACCTAAACGGCCCCGACAGTTTCTGCTTTTGCACcttcagagttcaacatgttAATATTCCAAATGTAGGAAATGACCAACTTTGGGATTCGTGGATGCTGGATGAAAAGAGTGaacaaatatgtttttgcctttcactCAGAACCGTTTCCTCACTTTCTGACCCTGGAGGTCGCCGCCATGATCCGTGCACGAGTCTTCACAAGTCTTCACGAGTCCCGGCGGCTGTTCGATCCGGCGCAGGAAGCGACTCAGACATTCAGAGACATCACGACAACGGTCCAAAGTCACTAAGGCGGCGAGGCAGCGGCGCCGACAGCTGAGGCGGATGTGCTGAAGGGTTGGAACCCCTGAGGGTTTGTGAGGAGCTCTGAACGAGCTCAAcgctcttcctgctcagctggagCACCTGCACAGACTTTTATTCATTATCTTTGTAAATTAAAGGTGTGGcgtgtttttaaaaactgcatgaCCGCTTCTTTTATATCGGCACGGGTTCCACATTACAGGGGATCCACCCAGGATCTGGATCCACCCAGGATCTGGATCCACTTAAATCAATAGAtgacttttaaaaagaaaccacataaaaaaaagaggtgacgCACAcgaatgtttgtgtttccacaaaTAGCTCAAACGGTTCCAGGAAACTCAGCCGAGCTGCTGGAAAGACGAGGGTTTGATTCTCGAGGCGTGAACTCAGGTAGGAGCGGAGGGTAACAGCTCAGTTATTACAGCTGCCTCGTTACCGTGGAAACGAATCCATAGTATACGTTAAAGACTGAGTCCAGACTGGCCCTGAGCCCTAAGATGAAGGAAACGGTTCATATTTAAATCTGTTCCAGGAAACAACTTTGTTGCTTCTAATCTGATTTGAGCCTAATCTGATTTGACGGTGTGATCGGAACATCTGGACGAGCCGGTTTAAACGCCTGAATATCGTCACCGTCGTCATTAACGCCTCATTTAGGATGTAATGAGTGCGgcacaaatgggaaaaacaagacTGTGTTGCAAAACTTTATTTGAAACAATAAATTACAAGAAAAACTGACAAATATTCAgcagtttctttatttttccaccaACCTCAAagcaaagtttttaaaaaatgtttggaaaacaCTGAAAGGACCAGATCAGATGTGGCGTTCACGCCTCtgatgtggtcatgtgacgcgccaggaaaacagaggagaaaaggactcggcaggaaaataaaacgaGTCTGTAAATGATGAAAAGGATCAAAACGGTCGCTCCGCCAGACGGTCTTCGAGGGCTCCAGAGGACAGAAGCTTGGTaggaacacgtgtgtgtgtgtgtgtgtggcagcagcacagctgtccGTCAGGGCCTCCCTTCCTCCGTGGATGGGGAACATCTGTCTGGATCCTGGGCAGCAGGTCCAGTTGCTGGTCCAGGTGAGTCTGGATCCTCTAAAGCGCCTTCAGGGACGAAACCTTCTTCTTGCGAGAGGCCAGCATCTCGTAGAAGGGATCCCTGATGgcggctctgggggggggggggggggggggggggggacgagggTCAGGCTCCTGctcaccctaacccaccacCCACCGGCTCGGACCACAACTCACTTGATGCTGCTGATCCActcgtccttctcctcctccgccgtcGGCGCCGAGATGCGGTAGAAAGTGTGGTTGCCCTCGACGACGCGGCCGTCCGCCTCCGTCTTGCAGGCCTTTATCACCTGGTCTTTGTGGTCGGGGATGAAGAGCTCAAAGCAGTTCTGTAACGGAACAGAACCACGGGTGAGTCCTGAGGGAGGggcgcttcctcctccctgggtGGAGGGTAAAGATggtgccagcaggtggcgctagaGGAGCTCCTGTGAGGAATAACTGCAGTTTCATAGGGAACGCAGCTGACTCACATTCTCAGGGCATcggaaacaaacaaaaccatcaaagatAAAAGATCCGGATGGAAAACTTTACCGGTTTCTTGGAATCTTCAACTTCTCGGATGCTCAGATTTTCCAGCGGGATAATTCCTCTGGGTTCTTTGTcctgggcaggaggaggacatgagACGTGTTGCAGACCGCCCGTCTCCCATCTCATCGACTGGAAATACTCACAGTGGTGTATTCGAAGTAGTACAGGCAGTTGTCTGTCAGGATGAACCAGCGTCTCTTCCAGGTCTTCACTCGTCCACCTGGGGACAGATTTAAAGCTGAGCTACGACCTCCTTTTGGTGGCTCTGTGCAGCCAAGCAGCAGGTTAAAGGCAGCTCTGTCCAGCAGTTAGAAGCAGCTCGGTTTGGGTCGCGTTAGCAGCGTGAGGCGGGACACACAAACGCCGAATTCTATGTTCTGAGCGATGTGACGCTGAaggacaacagccaatcaggactGAGAAggcggggaggagaggaagcggtgcagggaaaagtgaaggaagAGCTGAGTACCTACCTCCTGGAGCAACACatgaaacacagagaggaaTAAAGTCACTGGAAACGTTCGAAACGGCCACGTCAGTAAAGTGTGGTTACACGCcgcgtccaccagggggcgcgcGCATCAGCAGAATGAATCTGAACGTTTAAAAACGTCCTACCGAGTTTCAGGAGCCACCCTTCTCTGTCCGGGTTGAAGAAGGTGTGTGTCAGGTCGTTGCCGTCGTCCTCGGGGATCTTAAAGGGCTCGTTCTTGATGCTGTCGTACAAGTTctacacaaacagcaaaactgtagtaattagcatgtttgttgccccccccccccccccacacacacacacacacgcgctcggATGATGCCTCTGGGATGCTGTCGGGCCACCTCACCCTCAGTAGGTCCTCCGGCAGGTCTCCTCCATCGTTGATGCCCCTGTTCATGGCCGTGAACCTCTGCACGGAGGGTTTGTCCTTCACGTTGGGGTTGTGCAGGCTGGTGTTCAACATGATGACGGCGAAGGACAACACATAACAGGTGTCTGTGTGACAACAGCAGAGGGTGTGtgttgcgcgtgtgtgtgcacgcgtgtttGAGGACTTTGCCCAGCAAAATCATCAGAGCTCATCTGGAAAGGTGAGGTTATTTTAAGGCAGCGCTGTTGCGTCCACCTCTGGAACCATGCATTTGTTGTTGGGATTGATGGTTGCCATGACAGCGGCACCTCCTCACaagcctcgtgtgtgtgtgtgtgtgtgtgtacctgtgctCTGGAACACCCCCGGGTTACAGCGGCAGTATCTCTGGGCGAACGCCTCCATCATGCGGTCGATCTTCTGGGCCTCTCCGGGCAGCCTGAAGCTCCAGAGGAACTGCCGCAGAGCCTGGACCAGGTTCAGGTCCGTGAACTCGTGCAGCTCCAAGAAGGCGTGCAGAACCGCAATGTTGAAGTCATCCCTGCACGACACAGGAGGACGCAcgcccacgcacgcacgcacgcacgcacagcagGGGGGAGCGagcaggacagaaagaggatCAACAGATGGAAGCAACGTTCACCAGATTTATTAAATCGGATAAAGACGGATCATCTTTCCGCGGTGAGCCAAcagaagctaacgctaacgctaacgggtACAGCGCTGCTCACCGTTCCCCGAGGTACTCGCCAATAGCCGTCTTgttaagcccctcccccttgtAGAGAAATTTGGCGATTTCATCGCTCGTGCTCTTCAGGAGAGAAGTGTCGATCAGGAAGCGGATCCCCTGAGGGAGAAAGATCCACCCGGGTCACCAAGGGTGTGTTTGATTCACCTGTTGCGGCCTTATAAAGCACGCCGACGCGACGCCGCCGGTGGATCGGCGTTCCGGGGCTGGTTGATCCCGTCAGGTTGAGCTGCAGCACGAGGCCGAAGCTTTCTCACCTTCTTGGGGTCCATGTTGAACTTCTTCCGGCCGATGGCCATttgtttgttcctctgcatgCTCTTCCTGGGGGACACGGAGCGGGTCACATGATCAGGTCCTTTCTAGTGCAGCACCTGTGTCATCGGGGCTGCTGCTAAAAGGGTGAGACAAtctaggagggggggggtgtgtgtgtgaggctggtgtgtgtctgtgaggagggtgtgtgtgtgtgtgtgtgtgtgaggctggtgtgtgtctgcgaggagggtgtgtgtgtgtgtgtgtgtgtctgtgaggaggtgtgtgtgtgtgtgtggtctttgaggccggtgtgtgtgtggtgttgtgtgagagagtgcgtgtgtgcgtgtgagtgcgtgtgagtgtgtgcgtgtggtgtgtgtgtgcgtacatgtgtgtgcgtacgtgcgtgcgtgcgtgcgtgcgtgcgtgcgtgtgcgtgtgtgtgtgcgtacgtgtgagtgtgagtgtgtgagagtgtgtgtgtgtgtgtgtgccggggcaggtgtgtgtgtgtgtgtgtgtgtgtgtgtgccggggcaggtgtgttgtgtgtgtgctggggcaggtgtgtgtgtgcgcctgtgtgtgtgtgtgtgcgtgtgtgtgtgtgtgcgtgcgtgcgtgcgtgcgtgcgtgcgtgtgtgtggtgtgcgtgcgtgtgtgtgtgtgcgtgtgtcaccTCTCTTCGGTCAGGCCCAGAGTCTCGATCTCGCTGGTCACCTCTGCGATCTCATCCTTCAGCCTCTGAGACGGGAGAAacacagaggatgaggaggaagcttTGTGATCCAGGAGAACCCTGAAGACCCGGTGaccttcaacccccccccccccccaccaccaccaccaacccccccctcacccccccacccccccccccctccccccaccaccccccctcaccccccccgtGTGGAACAGCCGGCCTGTTAAAGCCTCTCTGGGATCTGAGGCACCTGTTGGGGCTCAGACGACCGCCGACCCACATTTGCTCCACGCCACAGTGAGAAGACACAAGCATGTGAGGTCATGGCGAGGAGGCGGGGCCAGACACGTCTGCGGGCGGCAGCCCAAAATAAACGACTAATCACAGACGTGAAAACGAAGGTCTCCAATTTAAGGCGgatccttcagcagctctgctctaaAGGTAGAACACTTCACTCCTttggctgcttctgtgtgtgtttccatggtgacaccATAAGTGAACAGCTTCTTCCACTGTGGGAATGTTTTGCGGCTCATTACCCATCATCCCCCAGGGCGGGACAGGGCGGGGCTTGTGAGGGGGCCCTGCCCACAGGCTCCGCCCCGTGGTGGAGATGCCCAGTTTCTGACTGCGTGTTCCAGACAAGCTGGATTTCGTTTAAATTCACAGCTTTTGCTCTGcggctgcagagatgcaggcGCTCCTTTATCCTGGATCGGGTGATCTGGTGATCCGGTGATCTGGTGCTCAGTGACGCTgccatttccccttttctcacaCCTGACGACAACAAAggtcacacacttcctgtccttcactAACACCAGATCACACATCACTGAATGTAATGTGTGATCTTTAGGAGGCGGCGGTGGTCATCGTGACCCCCCCCAGGGACAGACACTTAGAGCACACACATGtagcccccaaaacacacacacacacacacacacacacacacaccacaaacacacacacacaccacaaacaaagAGGATCATTTCTCCTTAATGTAGAGTAACGCTTCAGTGGTCATACGCCTCTAACCCCTCCCCATACTCTcccctccaccacacacacacacacacacacacacacacacacacacacacacacacacacacagggcgggtgtgtgatcagtgactgagagcgggtgtgtgatcagagggtgagagtgggtgtgtgatcagagggtgagggcaggtgtgtgatcagtgactgagggcgggtgtgtgatcagagggtgagggtgggtgtgtgatcagtgactgaggaggtgtgtgatcagagggtgagggcaggtgtgtgatcagagggtgagggcaggtgtgtgatcagagggtgagggcgggtgtgtgatcagagggtgtggtgtgtgagcagtgctgagtccatgggctggagcagagtgtggcagatgtttgctgctttattagctgtgttgtcccgtgctggcGTGATATTCAGCtctaatgtctgattctttgggtgctgttgaaggttaactcagttcatgtagctgtgattctgaaaaggtcccagactgttcatctgcctgacgctggcttcagtacgttctgggactctgcactgactgtctgggggcaggtagtagaccagcgaggccaggaaggagatgagcacgcaggggatgatgatgttgaccacgtagaagagaggtttgatgaccaggtagaaggtgatgtcctgatgcttgttgctctccatgcaactgagtcaagatttgatcgcttgactgattcttacagttttggatcaaacccccatctgctgattccaggagatctttaaaggatctcagagcttcagatttatgaagcctgctcagcccccggcagcgctgatgaaaccatttcattccttcaaaaaagcagaacatgaagctccagaaaaggtttttgtatcaagtttccaacagaacgaggacaagtgggtaaaagcgccactttaaagcctccaggcctcagaaacatccacctttaggacgcctgactttagaggatcgtcggttcgctccgagcacaagaacaaacatgtttaacctcagtccaagaacatctgacctgaaatgatcagaaaccttcagcgtaaaaagatggtggagagaaagctgctgggaggttctcagaagagaagtggcattaaagccagctggaagagtccagcctgcttcctgctcctccaaacaggcgtctccacaccaacactgaggaacacgggcttctgttcttccttcttctcttctgactattgtgtgtttgatgaatgcagcatccactcactgccccccccccccccccccccatttacactgctcctggtttcacaatgctcctcagacagatgcaaccagagacactgatgccgtcagacaataaacctgagtgttgttgtgtccggttattaacatgttccatgcttttccttctgcaacagttcatcacacctgctcagggaaacctcggtgtaaaggaggtgaagccgtgcctcagtgactctactttgctgttttagaaactaacagttattagatgaatatacagtgtgcacgtacgcgcacacgtgtgtataaacacttaatacacgcgtgtgcgtggacgtagactttttagtacttttgTTCATTACTATTTTAGTTTTAGTattgcagattcgtgtctgtatataaaccagatcctcctgtaataaagaactaaaggctgactgttgtcacgtgacctgtctccgtctgtgtccgatgatggaacctgcctggaacatctggtccacagaaaaagcaaaacagctcacagaactggtccagtttagacccaaaaatgacaataaataatgaaaatgtgtgacacataGAAAAATGggcgaactttctattggtcattgacagtttcagtcgtcatcagaattcatcagaaatattcaaaaaacaaaccaacaaacacacacagaaccgcaaagtttaaagcttaaagggagcgacaggtgaagatttaaagctcaacgcagctgaagaagttccaaaaaggagaaatatcatgtggtgctttaccttcacccggtggacacgcgtggaactgcagacaatagttaaacgcgctccgacacattctgacctctgctgctcctcctggactccagggctgcagaaatatgctgcttttacaagtctttaaaatctgtcaagcatcataaatcttatttatttaaccaggttgaataatggtggagaatagtgtccgaaaagcgtctttatttttaaagtgaaccagaacagttcggtccgcgttcacagagacgcggagagacctcgagagagtccaaaacaagtccgcgaggaaaactctcaaaatagtcaagccacagaagtcagggttttggcgatgaggccgaaaacactccgccgctggcagacggaaGTTCTGTCCttaatctaacgggagattgaagagagaccgcagtgCGTGTGTCTTCTGCGGGGCCACttgctgatgagcggctcctccacgccccctgcaggtagacaccaccagcaacaacgtcccagaactgggaacccaacaaaccagtttttaaaagtattcctttcagactaagcaggaagactgaagaccgacaaggtgagtaacgAAGaacattattgaaaagaattgacagttgtgatttggagataaaatcaagatttgaaaacatttttgtgactattgaagagctgcatagagctgaagaattcttggcttaagaaaattcaactagacttcatatttagttttagcacaaaacatcattatacattataaatgaagaggtcttatttaacttctgatagtctggctttagttatagttgaatagtctttctaagtgaagtttagtttatttttcttttctctttgctactgatctaaaagaactttaaaaccCTCCcaacgctttaatggtagtaatatatacgcgcataaa encodes the following:
- the LOC130521182 gene encoding cytohesin-1-like isoform X1 — translated: MQRNKQMAIGRKKFNMDPKKGIRFLIDTSLLKSTSDEIAKFLYKGEGLNKTAIGEYLGERDDFNIAVLHAFLELHEFTDLNLVQALRQFLWSFRLPGEAQKIDRMMEAFAQRYCRCNPGVFQSTDTCYVLSFAVIMLNTSLHNPNVKDKPSVQRFTAMNRGINDGGDLPEDLLRNLYDSIKNEPFKIPEDDGNDLTHTFFNPDREGWLLKLGGRVKTWKRRWFILTDNCLYYFEYTTDKEPRGIIPLENLSIREVEDSKKPNCFELFIPDHKDQVIKACKTEADGRVVEGNHTFYRISAPTAEEEKDEWISSIK
- the LOC130521182 gene encoding cytohesin-1-like isoform X2 codes for the protein MQRNKQMAIGRKKFNMDPKKGIRFLIDTSLLKSTSDEIAKFLYKGEGLNKTAIGEYLGERDDFNIAVLHAFLELHEFTDLNLVQALRQFLWSFRLPGEAQKIDRMMEAFAQRYCRCNPGVFQSTDTCYVLSFAVIMLNTSLHNPNVKDKPSVQRFTAMNRGINDGGDLPEDLLRNLYDSIKNEPFKIPEDDGNDLTHTFFNPDREGWLLKLGGGRVKTWKRRWFILTDNCLYYFEYTTDKEPRGIIPLENLSIREVEDSKKPNCFELFIPDHKDQVIKACKTEADGRVVEGNHTFYRISAPTAEEEKDEWISSIKAAIRDPFYEMLASRKKKVSSLKAL